Proteins from a single region of Sporosarcina sp. P33:
- a CDS encoding iron chaperone, with translation MTKQKPQTIEEYVSQFPLETQRTLDALLTCLTEVVPEAEKELKWGAPAFTYRRILFTVAAFKKHVNFYPTPATINVFNEELKPFSTTKSAIQLKLNEPLPLKLIREIASHRLKDVVENDAKWM, from the coding sequence ATGACAAAACAAAAACCACAAACTATTGAAGAATATGTATCTCAATTCCCGCTGGAGACGCAGCGAACATTAGATGCTTTGCTGACATGTCTTACTGAGGTAGTTCCGGAGGCAGAAAAGGAACTAAAATGGGGTGCTCCCGCATTTACTTATCGCAGGATTTTGTTCACTGTTGCAGCATTTAAGAAGCATGTAAATTTCTATCCTACACCTGCCACAATTAATGTGTTTAACGAAGAACTCAAACCTTTCTCAACAACTAAAAGCGCAATACAGTTAAAATTGAATGAGCCTTTACCATTAAAATTAATCCGTGAAATAGCCAGCCATCGATTGAAGGATGTAGTGGAAAATGATGCAAAATGGATGTGA